The Pseudomonas sp. KU26590 genomic sequence CGAGGCAGCTCGCCCCTCAAATGGGAGATGGGGTACAACGTCCGCGAGGCGTTACTCACACCCACATGACATGTGTTAAATAAATGAAGCACAACGCCGATACTTTGCTGCGAGACGCTGCCAATGAGGGTCAACGCTTCCATGCCTGTCACCGGTCCCCGAATGCGCACCTTGCTGATCGTCGCGTTGCTCAGCTGCCTGCCCGGTACGGCATCGGCACGTGAAACACTGATCTGGCTGCTGCGCGATTTCCCGCCCCTGACCATATTTTCCGGACCGTTGGCGGGCCAGGGGGCCATTGACAGGCTGATGCCCGAGCTGACCGCTCGGATGCCGGAATACGATCACAAGATCATGCACGTCAACCGCGCGCGCGGAACGCAGATGCTCAATGACCCTGACGTATTCGCCTGCGACCCGACCCTGCTGTGGACGCCGGAGCGCGACAAAACCATTCTGTTTTCCATCCCCTCCTACGCCACGCCCAGTAACGGTGTAACGATCGAACGCAGGCGCCGTGAACTGTTCGCGCCTTTCATCGATGCCGACGGCCGCCTCGACCTTGCCGCCTTGCTCGCCAGCAACAGCGTCGATGTCGGCATCGTCGGCGAGCGCAGCTACGGCGCGGTCATTGACAAGGCGTTGCGTGAGACGACCCACCCCGATCGTCTGGTCCTGCACTACGGCAATGCGGCCGTCGGCAGCATGCTGGAAATGGAACGGCTGGATCGCTTTCAGGCAATCATCAGTTACTGGCCGGAGGCGCGCTTTCACGCGCAGGAACAGGGCATTGCGCTAACCGAGCTGGAGTTTTTACCGGTGAAAGACGTGCCCAAATACCAGTTCGCCCACATTGCCTGTTCGAAGACCGACAAGGGCCGGGCTGCAATGGAGATCATTAACCGGGAAATGCGCGTGCTGCGGGTGACGCGACTGGTGGGGTTTTACGCGCAATGGATGGTCAAGAAGGAGGAATACCTGCGCGACGCCCAGACATTCTTCGATGAGCCGCCAAACTGACGCTGCGTGAAATCCGTGCCCCTCGTTGAGGCGCTGAATTTCAGACAAAAGAAACCCCGAGCAGCGGGGAGACTGCTCGGGGTCAACCGTGGTCCATCTTGGACCCGTACGGCAGGCAGCATGAACACCGGAGCACAATGCCTGCGCCTGCCGTAACTGATAGGAGCCTACTGAATCGAGAAGGTTCCCTGCGACTCAGATGAAAGGTCGAGATGCAGCGAAAGCGGCGGACTGGGAAACATTGCGCATGGCGGCGATCACACAAGGCTCGATGCGCCCTTCAGCCACCATCAAGTCACGGTGAAGACCATCTACCACGTCAGTCAGCTGACGCTTGTCGCCCAATTGCGATGCAGAAAACACACGCTCAATCACCCGCGCACCCGCTGGACTTTTCAGCGTCACCAGACGCTCGCCCAGAACGCCGGCAGGACCAATGCTTACCTGATAAGGGGACAGCGCTTCGCTCAGTAGCAAGCTGATATTTTCCATCCGGATCACCACTCAACAGTTTGAATGCAAAGGTGCCAACCAATGACCATTGGCAGCAGTGGAAAGTTCTGAGCACTGTGGCGCTTTGACACCGGCCCACTGACTCCCGCAGCCTGATTCCGGAGCATGCCTGCCGAATGTGACAGGCAGAATTTACGCTTCGGGTGCGCGCGCCGGGCCTGCGTTGTTGAGCAGCGCCTTCAGCTGCTCCGCCGCCTGCTCGGCTGCCTTGCGCGCGTCACGCAGCTCAGACTCCAGACGCTTGCGTTCGCTGATGTCCATCCAGCCGCCGAGCACCCCCTGCATCTGACCGTCGGCTCGGTAGTAAGGCACCGCCCACTGCCAGGCGTAAACCTGTCGCCCGGCCAGGGTGAGGGCGCGCTCTGCAAACACGGGCTGTTGGGTTTCCAGCAACTTCAAGTAATCGGCATGCATCTGCTCGGCCAGTTCGCGAGGAACGAGATCCACGTCGATCAGGCGGCGGCCCTGCATCTGCTCGTAACTGATCCCGAAGCTCTCCTCATAACTGCGGTTGCAAGCGACGAGACGGCCCTGAAGGTCACGCACGTAAATCGGGTTGGGGATGGCGTCGAGCAGTATCCGCTTGAAGGCGAGTTGATCACCCAGTTGCGCTTCGGCGCGCCGCCGTTGGTGAATCTGGAACTTCAGAAGACTGCTCCAGGCCAGCGACACCAGCCCCAGCAACAAGGAAGCGCTCACGACCCCGTAGATCCAGGCGGGAATACGGTTCCAGATCGAGGGTTGAGGATTCGCCGCGCCGAGCCATTTCAGGCGGATCGCCCGCATTTCGGCCACCGGGAATTCTTCCAGGGCCTTGTTGAGTATGCCAAGCAATTCAGGCTGGCTTTTGACGATCGAAAATTTGTCCGGCGACCACATGCCCTCGACGCTACGCCCGACTTTCAGCTCGCCCGATGGAGACAGCCACGCGCCTGCCTCGTTCTGGATGGTGGCGTCGGCATCGCCTTTCTCCACCAATCGGCGGGCATCTTCATAGGTCGCCACAAGCTTGAGCCGGATATGCGGAAAGCGTTGCTGAATGAACGCGAGCAACGCGTGTCGCGCGGGAAGCGCCAACACCTTGCCGGCCATGTCCGACAGCTGGAAGGCAGGGTTGCTGTCAGCGTGCACCAGAAACACCCAGTTGTTGCCGCCAAATGCGTAGGTGAAATTCAACAGCTCTTTGCGTTCCGGGTTTTCGGCCAGCGTGGTGTTCATGTGTGCACTGCCCTGCGCCAGCGTCTCCAGCAAGCCTTCGGTCGAGGTCGACTCCTGATAGACGAACTGTAAACCGGTCATTCGCGAAATACGCGCGAGCACATCCACGTTCAAACCCACCCAGCGACCTTGAGCGTCCTTGTAGATGTAGGGAGGGTGCTGGGTGGAGGCGACGATGACCTGCGGGTGCCTGCGAATCCACAGCTGTTCGACAGCGTTGAAATTCACCTGACGCCGGGCAAGATCGGCGCCCAACCCGAGGGTCCAGCGCCCCTGGATCTCACGGATGACGGATTCGTCCAGGCCCGCCAGCGCTCGATCGAAGAGCTTCAGCAACCTCGAATCCTGCTCTCGAAAGGCAAATGAAAAACCTGTGGAGGGCAACAGGCTGTCGAACTTGGTCTGTAAACCGAGGTAAGGCCGCAACAGGCTGTAAGCCTGCACCGTCAGCTCGTTGCCGATGAGCGCGTCGGCGTAGTCGTGCGCCAACGCCTCCATCGCGCTGTACAGCGTGGGCGCGACGACGATCTTGCTGTCCGGGTAGAGCCGTTGAACCTGACCCTCGTCGGCATAGCCGTCCAGCAACACCACGCGCTTTCCTCCCAGCGAAGTGTGCAGACCCGCGTCATTGCCTCTGCCAAACACCACTGCCCGGTCGGGAACGTAGTCCTGCGTAAATACCAGTCCGGGCGTTCCTCGCTCAAAACCGTTGGCGCTCGTCAGCAAGTCGATTTCCCCGGCCAGCAATGCGTTGACCGCCTGTTCGCGTTTGGCAAACCCCTGTATGTGCACGGGCATGG encodes the following:
- a CDS encoding DUF3509 domain-containing protein, which encodes MENISLLLSEALSPYQVSIGPAGVLGERLVTLKSPAGARVIERVFSASQLGDKRQLTDVVDGLHRDLMVAEGRIEPCVIAAMRNVSQSAAFAASRPFI
- a CDS encoding TIGR02285 family protein — protein: MRTLLIVALLSCLPGTASARETLIWLLRDFPPLTIFSGPLAGQGAIDRLMPELTARMPEYDHKIMHVNRARGTQMLNDPDVFACDPTLLWTPERDKTILFSIPSYATPSNGVTIERRRRELFAPFIDADGRLDLAALLASNSVDVGIVGERSYGAVIDKALRETTHPDRLVLHYGNAAVGSMLEMERLDRFQAIISYWPEARFHAQEQGIALTELEFLPVKDVPKYQFAHIACSKTDKGRAAMEIINREMRVLRVTRLVGFYAQWMVKKEEYLRDAQTFFDEPPN